The Bacillus oleivorans genome has a window encoding:
- a CDS encoding enoyl-CoA hydratase/isomerase family protein, whose amino-acid sequence MHPYENLHVEIEQGSMWLTINRPEYRNALNQATLQELEDAFHWAEANHEVKLIIIQGAGNKSFAAGADIKQLHDRKMLEALIPGMQGLYKKIEQSSKVTIAAVKGYALGGGCELALACDIRIATKNAKFGLPELNLGIIPGAGGTQRLSRIVGKGRALDMILTGKIIDGEEAERIGLVSYLAAEDELENKAEEVASQVKRKGPVAIKLAKLAIHKGYDADLETAMLIEKLAQAVAFGTDDKKEGTQAFLEKRAAEFSNQ is encoded by the coding sequence ATGCACCCGTATGAAAATCTTCACGTTGAAATCGAACAGGGATCTATGTGGCTGACAATAAACCGTCCAGAATACCGTAATGCATTAAATCAGGCAACACTCCAAGAGCTTGAGGATGCCTTTCATTGGGCAGAAGCCAATCATGAGGTGAAATTAATTATTATTCAAGGGGCAGGGAATAAGTCCTTTGCTGCGGGAGCAGATATTAAGCAGCTTCATGATAGAAAAATGCTTGAGGCCCTAATACCAGGCATGCAAGGTCTATATAAAAAAATAGAACAGTCCAGCAAAGTCACCATTGCTGCCGTGAAAGGCTATGCTTTGGGCGGAGGCTGTGAACTTGCATTGGCCTGTGATATTCGGATTGCCACTAAAAATGCAAAGTTCGGACTGCCTGAGTTAAATCTTGGCATTATTCCCGGAGCAGGCGGAACACAGCGCCTGTCCAGAATTGTCGGCAAAGGGAGAGCGCTGGATATGATTCTTACCGGCAAAATTATTGATGGGGAAGAAGCAGAAAGGATCGGTCTTGTTTCTTATCTTGCAGCGGAAGATGAATTGGAGAACAAGGCAGAAGAGGTTGCCTCCCAAGTTAAGAGAAAGGGTCCTGTTGCGATCAAATTGGCAAAGCTTGCGATACATAAAGGCTATGATGCGGACCTTGAAACAGCCATGCTGATTGAAAAGCTTGCGCAAGCTGTTGCGTTTGGAACAGATGACAAAAAAGAGGGAACTCAAGCATTCTTAGAAAAAAGGGCAGCTGAATTTAGCAATCAATAA